A genome region from Bufo gargarizans isolate SCDJY-AF-19 chromosome 2, ASM1485885v1, whole genome shotgun sequence includes the following:
- the CLCN6 gene encoding chloride transport protein 6, producing the protein MATCGGPVCCCCCCCCGDRESRTPEELTILGETREEDEEILPRKDYESLDYDRCINDPYLEVLESITRKRSRRYEVLRWIMVFAIGVCTGLVGLFVDYFVRLFSQFKFRVVQDSVEDCTDRGCLALSLLELLGFNLTFAFFATLFVLIQPVAAGSGIPEIKCYLNGVKVPGVVRLRTLVCKVLGVLFSVSGGLFVGKEGPMIHSGAVVGAGLPQFQSISFQKIRFDFPYFRSDRDKRDFVSAGAAAGVAAAFGAPIGGTLFSLEEGSSFWNQGLTWKVLFCSMSATFTLNFFRSGILFSSWGSFQVPGLLNFGEFKCSDSDKKCHLWTVLDLAFFIIMGVVGGLLGATFNCLNKRLAKYRMKNVHPKPKLIRVCETLLVSLVTTVIVFVSSMVLGECRSLTPPNDWNNSTIAMQVSSSDEINSSIKTFFCPNNTYNDMATLFFNPQESAIFQLFHQDGTFSPVTLSFFCCVYFLLSCWTYGMSVPSGLFVPSLLCGASFGRLVANLLKSYLGLTHIYSGTFALIGAAAFLGGVVRMTISLTVILIESTNEISYGLPIMITLMVAKWTGDFFNKGIYDIHVALRGVPLLEWETEEEMDKLRACDIMEPNLTYVYPHTRIQSLVSILRTTAHHAFPVVTENRGNEKEFMKGNQLISNNIKFKKSSILTRAGEQRKRSQSMKSYPSSELRNMCDEQLAAEEPVEKEDMLQQMLERKYTPYPNLYPDQSPSEEWTMEERFRPLTFHGIILRSQLVTLLVRGVCYFETQSSASQSRLSHAEMSEDYPRFPDIHDVNLTLLNPRMIVDVTPYMNPSPFTVSPNTHVSQVFNLFRTMGLRHLPVVNAVGEIVGIITRHNLTHESLQARLRQHSMTS; encoded by the exons actATTTTGGGGGAGACGCGTGAAGAAGATGAGGAGATCTTACCCCGTAAAGATTATGAA AGTTTGGACTATGACCGATGCATCAATGACCCCTACCTGGAAGTGCTGGAATCTATTACCCGCAAG AGGTCCCGGCGGTATGAGGTGTTGCGATGGATCATGGTGTTTGCCATCGGCGTCTGCACAGGACTG GTTGGACTATTCGTGGATTACTTTGTTCGCCTATTTTCTCAGTTTAAGTTCCGAGTGGTACAAGACT CTGTGGAGGACTGTACAGACCGAGGATGCCTTGCCCTCTCCCTCCTGGAACTACTTGGGTTCAACTTGACTTTTGCCTTCTTTGCAACATTATTCGTCCTCATCCAG CCTGTGGCAGCCGGCTCTGGAATTCCGGAGATCAAATGTTATCTGAATGGTGTGAAGGTTCCTGGTGTGGTCCGTCTCAGGACACTCGTCTGTAAAGTTCTGGGGGTCTTATTCAGTGTGTCTGGAG gactttTTGTGGGAAAGGAAGGACCAATGATTCACAGTGGGGCGGTTGTGGGAGCAGGGCTGCCTCAG TTCCAAAGTATTTCCTTCCAGAAGATCCGCTTTGACTTCCCTTATTTCCGCAGTGACAG GGACAAGAGGGACTTTGTGTCCGCTGGAGCTGCTGCAGGGGTGGCTGCTGCTTTTGGTGCTCCTATCGGGGGGACACTCTTCAGCTTGGAAGAAGGATCCAGCTTTTGGAATCAGGGACTTACATGGAAAGTG CTCTTCTGCTCCATGTCTGCCACATTTACATTGAATTTTTTCCGATCTGGGATTCTGTTTTCAAGCTGGGGGTCCTTCCAAGTGCCTGGTCTGCTCAATTTTGGGGAATTCAAG TGCTCTGACTCGGACAAGAAGTGTCACCTGTGGACGGTGTTGGACTTGGCCTTCTTCATTATCATGGGGGTGGTTGGGGGGTTGCTTGGAGCCACATTTAACTGCTTGAATAAGAGACTAGCAAAATACCGGATGAAGAACGTGCACCCCAAGCCAAAGCTTATCAG AGTTTGTGAGACTCTCTTAGTCTCTTTAGTCACTACCGTCATTGTCTTTGTCTCATCCATGGTCCTGGGAGAGTGTCGGTCACTCACCCCCCCTAATGACTGGAATAATAGCACCATCGCCATGCAG GTCTCCTCTTCTGATGAAATCAATTCCAGCATCAAAACGTTCTTCTGTCCTAACAACACCTACAATGACATGGCCACGCTGTTCTTCAATCCCCAGGAGTCGGCCATCTTTCAGCTCTTCCACCAGGATG GCACTTTCAGTCCAGTTACTCTGTCTTTCTTCTGCTGTGTGTACTTCCTCCTGTCCTGCTGGACGTATGGGATGTCTGTTCCCAGTGGTCTGTTTGTCCCCTCCTTGCTCTGCGGGGCTTCATTTGGTCGCTTGGTTGCTAACCTCCTGAAAAG TTACTTGGGACTGACTCATATCTACTCTGGAACATTTGCCCTGATTGGAGCTGCGGCTTTCCTGGGCGGTGTGGTCCGCATGACCATCAGCCTCACCGTCATCCTCATTGAATCAACCAATGAGATCTCCTATGGATTACCTATAATGATCACACTTATG GTCGCCAAGTGGACGGGTGATTTCTTCAACAAAGGCATCTACGATATCCATGTGGCGCTGAGAGGTGTTCCTCTGCTGGAGTgggagacagaggaggagatggacaa GTTGAGAGCCTGCGATATCATGGAGCCCAATCTGACTTATGTGTACCCCCATACTCGTATCCAGTCCTTGGTCAGCATTCTGCGCACCACCGCCCATCACGCCTTTCCCGTGGTGACTGAGAACCGAGGGAATGAAAAAGAATTTATGAAAGGAAACCAGCTGATCAGCAACAACATCAAGTTTAAG AAGTCCAGTATCCTGACCCGGGCAGGCGAGCAGCGGAAGAGGAGTCAGTCTATGAAGTCTTACCCATCCAGCGAATTGCGGAACATGTGTGATGAGCAGCTGGCTGCAGAAGAACCGGTTGAGAAAGAAGACATGCTTCAGCAAATGCTAGAGCGGAA GTACACCCCTTATCCTAACCTGTACCCTGACCAGTCACCTAGTGAGGAGTGGACCATGGAGGAACGCTTCCGGCCTCTGACGTTCCACGGAATCATCCTGCGCTCCCAGTTGGTCACATTATTAGTGAGGGGCGTCTGTTACTTTGAGACGCAGTCT AGTGCCAGCCAGTCGCGCCTTTCCCATGCCGAGATGTCGGAGGATTATCCCCGTTTCCCTGACATCCATGATGTCAACCTGACGCTCCTCAATCCACGAATGATTGTG GACGTCACTCCATACATGAACCCATCCCCGTTCACAGTGTCACCAAACACCCATGTCTCACAGGTATTTAACCTGTTCAGAACCATGGGGCTTCGGCATCTGCCAGTGGTGAATGCAGTGGGAGAG ATAGTTGGAATAATAACGCGGCATAATTTAACCCATGAATCTCTACAAGCTCGGCTGAGGCAGCACAGCATGACCTCCTGA